One Idiomarina loihiensis L2TR genomic window carries:
- a CDS encoding ClbS/DfsB family four-helix bundle protein: MRKIHNKPVSSIPQSKEELELAINSIFDKLMADYRTIPVELTRERNVEGNIKGTQVSVCDTVAYLIGWGKLVLKWHRLKAQGLPVEFPESGFKWNQLGLLAEHFHEQYADWKYEALLKELESTVNELLSLISSLSNYDLYETTWYDKWTLGRMIQFNTSSPMKNMRSKVRRFKKNKGLL; encoded by the coding sequence GTGAGAAAAATACATAACAAGCCGGTCTCATCCATTCCACAATCAAAAGAAGAGTTGGAACTTGCTATCAACTCAATATTTGACAAGCTTATGGCAGATTATCGGACAATACCTGTCGAATTGACACGAGAACGTAATGTTGAGGGAAACATAAAAGGCACGCAAGTAAGCGTCTGTGACACGGTTGCTTACCTTATTGGTTGGGGTAAGTTGGTATTGAAATGGCATAGGTTGAAGGCTCAAGGGCTGCCAGTTGAATTTCCAGAATCAGGTTTTAAATGGAATCAGTTGGGTTTGCTTGCAGAGCATTTCCATGAACAATATGCTGATTGGAAATATGAAGCCCTGCTAAAGGAGCTTGAATCGACAGTTAATGAACTGCTTTCACTGATTTCAAGCTTAAGTAACTATGATCTCTACGAAACTACTTGGTACGATAAATGGACGTTGGGCCGCATGATTCAGTTCAATACATCATCACCAATGAAAAACATGCGTAGTAAGGTTAGGCGGTTTAAGAAAAATAAAGGGTTACTGTGA
- a CDS encoding DUF4062 domain-containing protein translates to MNKKYQVFISSTYDDLKEEREQVIKAVLEMGHIPVGMEMFSAGDEEQWKLIARQIEQTDYYVIIVGHRYGSETEDGISYTEKEYDYASSLGVPTLGFVISDDASWPSSRIDKSDKKLKKLEAFKSKVKSKLVHFWESKDDLHGKVSISLMKTMNLNPRIGWVRATDAPTTEATQELVRLSAENSTLRKKIEGFKTIEQPDEEKRLVHILDDNTRKFKVRRKSDKGRWDDAEKVRNTLLEIFLMIAPTLVNESSSKTIAKEIAFEHVGNNWFRTWPIGDNKIKGMIADLVALDLVQPSKKKHSVNDKEEYWSLTKLGNSILKRARRIQLEEGIDTLEDKSEEDF, encoded by the coding sequence ATGAATAAAAAATATCAAGTATTTATTAGCTCAACTTACGATGATTTGAAAGAAGAACGAGAGCAGGTCATTAAAGCGGTACTCGAAATGGGGCATATTCCTGTTGGAATGGAAATGTTTAGTGCTGGAGATGAAGAACAATGGAAGCTTATCGCTAGACAAATAGAACAAACAGATTATTACGTAATAATTGTTGGGCACAGATACGGTTCTGAGACTGAAGATGGCATTAGCTATACTGAAAAAGAATATGATTATGCTTCCTCTTTAGGAGTGCCTACACTAGGGTTTGTTATATCCGATGATGCCTCCTGGCCATCAAGTAGAATTGACAAGTCAGATAAAAAACTTAAAAAACTTGAAGCCTTTAAATCTAAGGTGAAATCTAAATTGGTTCATTTTTGGGAATCTAAAGATGACCTTCATGGGAAAGTTTCCATTTCTTTAATGAAAACTATGAACCTAAATCCAAGAATTGGCTGGGTGAGAGCAACCGACGCCCCGACAACTGAAGCAACTCAAGAATTGGTTAGATTGAGTGCTGAGAATTCGACACTTAGAAAAAAAATTGAAGGGTTTAAAACTATTGAGCAACCAGACGAAGAAAAGAGATTGGTTCACATCCTTGATGACAATACCAGAAAATTCAAGGTAAGAAGAAAATCTGATAAAGGACGCTGGGATGATGCTGAGAAAGTAAGAAACACGTTACTCGAAATATTCTTAATGATCGCCCCAACTTTAGTCAATGAAAGTTCCAGCAAAACCATTGCTAAAGAAATTGCGTTTGAGCACGTTGGTAATAATTGGTTTCGTACTTGGCCCATAGGAGATAACAAGATAAAAGGAATGATAGCTGATTTGGTCGCTTTAGATTTGGTGCAACCCTCTAAGAAAAAGCATTCAGTAAATGATAAAGAAGAATATTGGAGTCTTACTAAACTAGGAAATTCAATATTGAAGCGAGCTCGGAGAATTCAACTAGAGGAAGGTATAGATACGTTAGAGGACAAATCTGAAGAGGATTTTTAG
- a CDS encoding VOC family protein, translated as MNSTKINYIELPARSLEATKRFFQQAFGWEFVDYGPEYAAIQNAGIDGGFYQSDLVAQTSSGSALVVLYSKNLEQSLKSVEDAGGKIIKPIFDFPGGRRFQFTCPSGNEYAVWSE; from the coding sequence ATGAACTCAACTAAGATTAATTACATTGAACTTCCGGCGCGGAGCCTTGAAGCAACCAAGCGCTTCTTTCAACAAGCTTTTGGCTGGGAGTTTGTAGACTATGGTCCAGAATACGCGGCTATTCAAAATGCCGGAATTGACGGCGGCTTTTACCAATCAGACTTAGTTGCTCAAACGTCGAGCGGCAGTGCGCTGGTGGTGTTATACAGCAAAAACCTTGAGCAAAGCCTGAAAAGCGTTGAGGACGCAGGGGGTAAAATCATTAAGCCTATATTTGATTTTCCCGGTGGCCGGCGTTTTCAATTTACTTGCCCTAGCGGCAACGAGTATGCGGTATGGTCAGAGTAG
- a CDS encoding ATP-binding cassette domain-containing protein → MPVLQAINLHYQFENGETLFRNLSVSMTQKRVGLVGRNGVGKSVLASLLTKQLEPTGGSVQLNTSVAMYQQINQEHMLQQTVADFLDVKDTLYAIEQIEQGDCDPKWFEFVGDRWDLRAELSYLLQQLQLPDSINLECKQLSGGQLSRLQLWKLFNSGAGLLVLDEPSNHLDSNGKQWLIEQIKSFSGHILLISHDRLLLREVEQIWELSSLGLTQYGGNYDFYTEEKRKESDAVARQLSSVKQQQKHLDKQTQKNKERAEQRAAAGKKLRKEGSQAKILMDAMSNRASASASGRAKNEAHRQQQLQQKSRQLESRQEQLKAQKLKLSSEAKGNQTLVSLTNAELPYGSMKSINLTVKGNSKLHLVGPNGSGKSTLLQVLRGDLALKAGEVRINTAVFYLDQHFNVLQAHFSVLDNILNLCRGMNETKARTLLAGIGLRKDKVHQLVNRLSGGEKMKLAMLIASNQPQQPLLLLDEPDNHLDIDSKDMLSDALLNYDGALILVSHDESFVKRCGLTTLTIPHTRCR, encoded by the coding sequence ATGCCAGTTTTACAAGCAATTAATCTGCATTATCAATTTGAAAATGGCGAAACGCTGTTCAGAAACCTTTCTGTGTCAATGACGCAAAAGCGTGTTGGACTTGTCGGGCGCAATGGCGTGGGTAAGTCTGTTTTAGCTTCATTGCTTACAAAACAATTAGAACCTACGGGTGGAAGTGTGCAATTAAATACTTCTGTAGCCATGTATCAGCAAATCAACCAAGAACATATGTTGCAGCAAACCGTAGCAGACTTTCTGGACGTGAAAGACACGCTTTATGCTATTGAACAAATAGAGCAGGGTGACTGCGACCCTAAATGGTTTGAGTTTGTTGGTGACCGCTGGGATTTGAGGGCCGAACTATCCTACCTTTTGCAGCAATTACAGTTGCCTGACTCTATAAACCTGGAGTGTAAACAGTTAAGCGGAGGTCAGCTTTCGAGACTTCAGTTGTGGAAACTGTTTAACAGCGGCGCTGGTTTACTTGTGCTGGACGAACCCTCTAACCATTTGGACAGCAATGGCAAACAATGGCTTATAGAGCAGATTAAGAGCTTTTCAGGTCATATTTTGCTTATTAGCCATGACCGCTTATTGCTGCGGGAGGTTGAGCAAATATGGGAGCTGAGTAGTTTAGGTTTGACGCAGTACGGAGGGAACTACGATTTTTACACAGAAGAAAAGCGCAAAGAGTCAGATGCGGTGGCACGCCAATTAAGCAGTGTAAAGCAACAGCAGAAGCATTTGGATAAGCAGACGCAAAAGAACAAAGAACGAGCTGAGCAGCGAGCGGCGGCGGGCAAAAAGCTGCGTAAAGAAGGAAGTCAGGCAAAGATCTTAATGGATGCCATGAGTAACCGTGCTTCCGCTTCAGCCTCGGGACGAGCGAAGAATGAAGCGCATCGGCAGCAACAATTACAACAAAAGTCGCGGCAACTTGAGTCAAGGCAGGAGCAGTTAAAAGCACAAAAGTTAAAATTAAGTTCTGAAGCTAAGGGTAACCAGACTCTGGTTTCGTTAACTAATGCGGAACTTCCTTATGGTTCAATGAAGTCCATTAACTTAACCGTAAAGGGAAATAGCAAACTGCATTTAGTCGGACCCAATGGCAGTGGTAAGTCTACGCTACTGCAAGTGCTTCGCGGCGACCTGGCACTTAAAGCCGGTGAGGTTCGTATTAACACTGCCGTGTTTTATTTAGACCAGCACTTTAATGTGCTGCAAGCTCACTTTTCGGTACTCGATAATATACTGAATTTATGTCGGGGAATGAATGAAACTAAGGCCAGAACGCTATTGGCGGGTATAGGCCTTAGGAAAGATAAAGTTCACCAACTGGTAAACCGATTAAGTGGGGGAGAGAAAATGAAGCTAGCGATGCTGATTGCGAGTAACCAGCCGCAACAGCCGCTATTACTGCTTGATGAGCCCGACAACCATCTTGATATCGATTCCAAAGACATGCTTTCCGACGCTCTGCTCAATTACGATGGCGCACTTATTCTGGTGAGCCATGATGAGAGCTTTGTAAAAAGGTGTGGACTGACTACTCTGACCATACCGCATACTCGTTGCCGCTAG
- a CDS encoding Crp/Fnr family transcriptional regulator, whose amino-acid sequence MTIQNTIVGNITSAIPNDALKHLRARMDSYHVITESCWQKFQSLLSYREYARGDLIYSVGEHPDSFSFIHKGLARVFHLDENGQEYNKRFFSEGEFPACMSSLLTTTPSALSVECLENSAVLKIDFRGYRQLLEQSPDLMRYHILYLEKNWLLEKDERDNAFGQTTAGQRYQTFVEQLPHLVSRVPQYHIASHLGITPVQLSRLRKQLQNPK is encoded by the coding sequence ATGACCATCCAGAACACCATAGTCGGCAATATAACTTCAGCCATACCAAACGATGCCCTCAAGCACCTGCGTGCCCGCATGGACAGCTATCATGTCATTACGGAAAGCTGTTGGCAGAAATTTCAGAGCCTTCTGAGTTATCGCGAATACGCTCGTGGTGACTTAATTTATTCTGTCGGTGAGCATCCCGACAGCTTTAGTTTTATCCATAAAGGCTTGGCGCGGGTGTTTCATTTGGATGAAAACGGTCAGGAGTACAATAAGCGGTTCTTTAGTGAGGGCGAGTTTCCCGCCTGCATGAGCTCGCTATTAACGACTACGCCTTCGGCATTAAGTGTTGAGTGCTTAGAAAACTCGGCTGTGCTGAAAATTGACTTTCGTGGTTATCGGCAGTTGCTGGAGCAAAGCCCTGACTTAATGCGTTATCACATCCTCTATTTAGAAAAAAACTGGCTGCTGGAAAAAGACGAGCGCGACAATGCCTTTGGTCAAACAACAGCTGGCCAGCGTTACCAAACTTTTGTAGAACAACTTCCACATCTTGTTAGCCGGGTGCCTCAATACCACATTGCCTCTCACCTGGGTATAACGCCGGTGCAACTGTCACGATTACGCAAGCAGTTACAAAACCCTAAGTAA
- a CDS encoding nitroreductase family protein, whose amino-acid sequence MYLEKLQQWRYATADFSGAHITDDVLDKLLNTTRLTASSYGLQPYCTLVIRNKGLREQLVNHSFGQQKVADSSALVIFAAKTGAVADIVDPYISELSQQRQLTNEEAENTRNYFTQKLQAMSAATRKEWAVRQAYIGLGTFLLAAAELEVDSCPMEGIEHDAYDNILSLKDLGLSTVFACPVGYRSEADTTQFQKKVRQPLSRFKVVL is encoded by the coding sequence ATGTACTTGGAAAAATTACAACAATGGCGTTATGCCACCGCCGACTTCTCTGGTGCCCACATCACTGACGACGTTTTGGATAAACTCTTAAACACCACCCGTTTAACGGCCTCGTCTTATGGTTTACAACCCTACTGCACACTAGTTATTCGCAACAAAGGCCTACGTGAGCAGCTAGTTAATCACTCTTTTGGGCAACAGAAAGTCGCGGACAGCTCAGCGCTGGTCATATTTGCCGCAAAAACAGGGGCGGTTGCAGACATTGTCGACCCTTATATTTCGGAATTAAGCCAACAGCGCCAGCTCACCAACGAAGAGGCGGAGAATACCCGAAACTATTTCACACAAAAGCTACAGGCCATGTCGGCCGCAACGCGTAAAGAGTGGGCAGTGCGTCAGGCCTATATTGGCTTGGGTACGTTTTTGCTGGCCGCCGCTGAACTCGAGGTCGACAGCTGTCCAATGGAAGGCATTGAGCATGACGCCTATGACAATATTCTCTCGCTGAAAGATCTCGGCCTTAGCACCGTATTCGCCTGCCCTGTAGGCTATCGAAGCGAGGCAGATACAACCCAGTTTCAGAAAAAAGTCCGTCAGCCACTATCACGGTTTAAGGTTGTTTTATGA
- a CDS encoding DMT family transporter, translating into MTQTILVILAIAAGMSISIQASINAMMGQLAHNTFLSLTIAFTISALFSALALWGFSERTSITFFSLPWYFWLVAAIFTCFGVGTMYFLIPKLGVGQVMAYALAGQLIGAMIINHFGFLGNTAIALNSYRLIGACFLIAGVFLINMGARQ; encoded by the coding sequence ATGACCCAGACAATACTTGTGATATTGGCTATTGCAGCGGGCATGTCAATATCCATTCAGGCCAGTATTAACGCCATGATGGGGCAACTAGCACACAATACGTTCTTGTCGCTGACAATAGCCTTTACTATTAGCGCGCTGTTCTCCGCACTGGCTCTGTGGGGCTTTAGCGAGCGCACCAGCATTACGTTTTTTAGCCTACCCTGGTACTTCTGGTTAGTTGCCGCCATTTTTACCTGCTTTGGTGTCGGCACCATGTACTTTCTCATACCGAAACTGGGCGTGGGACAAGTCATGGCTTACGCCCTCGCAGGCCAGCTCATTGGTGCCATGATCATCAATCATTTTGGCTTTTTAGGGAATACCGCAATTGCGCTTAACAGCTATCGCTTAATTGGCGCTTGTTTTCTTATCGCCGGGGTATTTTTAATTAATATGGGGGCACGGCAATGA